From Erigeron canadensis isolate Cc75 chromosome 8, C_canadensis_v1, whole genome shotgun sequence, one genomic window encodes:
- the LOC122580278 gene encoding F-box protein CPR1-like → MATISNLPDDVLSNNIFIYLPAKLLAQMRCVCKPWNALLSHSSFIKSLMDCSIFNKHDILMVFQPGFYFDDLRKFTVHNLVRPHVQLPEFIRLPSFLKKPYNGSYDIIGSVNGLICFIRTSTFYDSVIFIWNPSLGALLPLPPYNVPPGSRGCYDVLFRFGYDPKTDDYKVVKLTGHLLPPKDKFRASKNLFGTWFYVVKKWLQVEVYSMRKGSWELITQPFPSHIARILDQDYVCVDGHDGRLHWLGYLDEEHKLQTIVAFNLGVKTFVEISVPDSLQEFHVNEPNVLGVLDGKLCLMSCATREKCEVWVMNKYGVAGSWEKLYRLSEKSSGKLSPYGFTLNKEFIFDDSYGHLALYDIIAREAKSFNFRASVIGKPKIVRYVDSLVWVTPPKCGLGVEASQTLAGKEKVRRSKRIRKDTPV, encoded by the coding sequence ATGGCAACTATATCGAACCTCCCTGATGATGTTCTATCTAACAACATATTTATCTACTTACCTGCAAAACTGCTTGCTCAAATGAGGTGCGTTTGTAAACCATGGAATGCTCTTTTATCCCATTCGTCGTTTATAAAGTCCCTCATGGATTGTTCAATCTTTAACAAACATGATATTCTCATGGTCTTCCAGCCTGGATTTTATTTTGATGACCTTCGAAAATTCACTGTCCATAACCTTGTACGTCCTCATGTTCAACTACCCGAGTTCATTAGACTACCTAGTTTTCTTAAAAAGCCTTATAATGGTAGCTATGACATCATTGGTTCTGTTAACGGCTTGATATGCTTTATTAGAACATCGACGTTTTATGATTCTGTTATTTTCATCTGGAACCCTTCTCTTGGTGCTTTGTTACCTCTTCCACCATATAATGTTCCTCCTGGCTCACGTGGTTGTTATGATGTACTTTTCCGGTTTGGGTATGATCCCAAAACGGATGATTACAAAGTTGTAAAGCTCACTGGCCATCTTCTACCACCAAAAGACAAGTTCAGAGCATCAAAAAACCTATTTGGCACTTGGTTTTATGTGGTTAAAAAGTGGCTACAAGTGGAAGTATATAGCATGAGGAAAGGTTCTTGGGAATTGATCACTCAACCGTTCCCGTCTCATATTGCAAGGATCTTGGATCAAGATTATGTTTGTGTAGATGGACATGATGGTCGTCTTCATTGGCTTGGTTATCTTGACGAGGAGCATAAGCTACAAACAATAGTTGCATTTAATTTGGGTGTTAAGACTTTCGTTGAGATATCTGTTCCGGATTCCTTGCAAGAGTTTCATGTTAATGAACCAAATGTTTTGGGAGTTTTGGATGGAAAGCTTTGTTTGATGTCATGTGCTACACGTGAAAAGTGTGAGGTGTGGGTGATGAATAAGTATGGTGTAGCTGGGTCGTGGGAGAAACTCTATCGCCTTTCAGAAAAGTCTAGTGGGAAGTTATCTCCATACGGGTTCACATTGAATAAAGAGTTCATTTTTGATGATTCGTATGGTCATTTAGCTTTATACGATATTATTGCACGTGAAGCTAAATCATTTAATTTCCGGGCTAGCGTGATTGGCAAACCCAAAATTGTTCGGTATGTGGACAGTCTCGTTTGGGTAACACCCCCTAAGTGTGGACTAGGTGTTGAGGCATCTCAAACGTTAGCCGGGAAAGAGAAAGTCAGAAGGAGCAAGCGAATTAGGAAAGATACCCCTGTCTGA